The Rhododendron vialii isolate Sample 1 chromosome 8a, ASM3025357v1 genome has a window encoding:
- the LOC131298731 gene encoding uncharacterized protein LOC131298731: MKNKLEVEENVHDHDLEILKAVAQAWYGHSGNPRTTSNEFDALRLNFKRKPTRFKLEAMNKPKDVTVPNHRVHWDFGQSLLDSYEIVSLSKRLETGLVMDHDQLAELENSRLSRKRRKESKNSLRKLFGRMSSGRFSDAEVPQEETT, encoded by the coding sequence ATGAAGAATAAGCTAGAGGTTGAAGAGAATGTccacgaccacgacctcgaAATCCTCAAGGCCGTGGCGCAGGCATGGTACGGGCATTCGGGCAATCCAAGGACTACGTCCAATGAATTCGATGCCCTGCGGTTAAACTTCAAGAGGAAGCCCACTCGGTTCAAGCTCGAGGCCATGAACAAGCCCAAGGACGTGACCGTGCCCAACCACAGGGTCCACTGGGACTTTGGGCAGTCGCTGCTGGACTCTTACGAGATCGTTAGCCTTTCGAAAAGGCTAGAAACAGGGTTGGTGATGGACCATGATCAGTTGGCTGAGTTGGAGAATTCGAGATTGAGCCGGAAGAGGCGGAAGGAGAGTAAGAATAGCTTGAGGAAGTTGTTTGGCAGGATGTCTTCGGGTAGGTTTAGTGATGCTGAGGTTCCACAAGAGGAGACTACTTGA
- the LOC131298729 gene encoding uncharacterized protein LOC131298729, which translates to MDVASPIQERYTCLGRPLISLIRETFNQEDADAILSIPISYTSQRDRRPNKLLKRLTNSVEEAMGTFNPSEALVSRKVRADPVCTCCGKADESIAHILFQCEAAIKVWIHSPFRLRPEELLDCRHMVDWWECSYDRITQSRLPSPFLGMALLYYWWIWRARNDFIFNGIVWATDAVSRKAQGDFYEFQDANTKVPHPPLNSSLMGTLVWQRSEMNVLKINVDAAVCRSSNSIGTRAVARRDNGQVIGIFLAIHEGINSSRIAEAFAIRNGLKLGTALKYPKVHIESDAEAIVRSCSDDQNPPSDIAVVIHDCLVLKNSFTSCVFGFVKRECNRAAHCCAQKAISNGMSGLWTSILPPWGSHLPDV; encoded by the exons ATGGATGTGGCAAGTCCGATCCAGGAAAGATATACGTGTTTGGGAAGACCTTTG ATTTCTCTAATCCGTGAGACCTTCAATCAAGAGGATGCAGATGCGATTCTCTCTATTCCTATAAGTTATACCAGCCAAAGAGATC GAAGGCCAAACAAGCTCCTCAAGCGTCTCACCAACAGTGTAGAAGAAGCTATGGGGACTTTCAATCCATCGGAAG CATTGGTATCACGCAAAGTCAGAGCTGACCCAGTTTGCACTTGTTGTGGTAAAGCGGACGAATCAATCGCACATATTCTTTTTCAGTGTGAGGCTGCAATCAAAGTCTGGATCCACTCTCCATTTCGGCTAAGACCTGAAGAACTGCTCGATTGTAGACACATGGTTGATTGGTGGGAATGCAGCTATGATCGTATAACACAAAGTCGTTTGCCCTCTCCCTTCCTAGGTATGGCTTTACTTTATTATTGGTGGATATGGCGAGCAAggaatgattttattttcaatggaATAGTATGGGCAACGGATGCTGTTAGTAGGAAAGCGCAAGGTGATTTTTACGAGTTTCAGGACGCTAACACTAAGGTCCCCCATCCTCCTTTGAATTCCTCTCTGATGGGGACCTTGGTGTGGCAGCGATCCGAAATGAATGTGCTGAAGATAAACGTCGATGCGGCGGTCTGCAGGAGCTCAAATTCTATTGGCACAAGGGCAGTGGCTCGAAGGGATAATGGTCAGGTTATTGGTATTTTTCTAGCTATTCATGAGGGGATCAACTCTTCCAGAATTGCTGAAGCTTTTGCCATTCGCAATGGGTTAAAACTGGGGACTGCTCTAAAGTATCCTAAGGTGCATATTGAATCGGACGCGGAGGCGATTGTGAGGAGTTGCAGTGATGATCAAAATCCTCCCTCCGATATAGCAGTAGTTATCCATGATTGTTTAGTCTTAAAGAATTCTTTCACTTCTTGTGTTTTTGGCTTTGTTAAACGTGAATGTAATAGGGCTGCGCACTGTTGTGCTCAAAAAGCCATTTCCAATGGCATGTCCGGTCTGTGGACATCCATTTTACCCCCATGGGGTTCTCATCTCCCTGATGTTTAG